Proteins from a genomic interval of Thermovirga sp.:
- the rplQ gene encoding 50S ribosomal protein L17, with translation MRHRVDRRRLGRYGSHRMAMLSNLTAVLFLDERVETTVTKAKEVRRVAERMITKAKIGDLHNRRIVASRMGNVKAVQKLFNDIAGRYNERQGGYTRITRTGYRKGDAAPMAVIELV, from the coding sequence ATGAGGCATCGCGTTGACCGACGCAGGCTTGGGCGGTATGGAAGCCATCGCATGGCCATGCTTTCAAATCTCACGGCGGTCCTTTTCCTGGATGAACGCGTGGAGACCACCGTCACCAAGGCCAAAGAAGTGCGACGGGTCGCCGAGAGGATGATCACGAAGGCGAAGATCGGCGACCTTCACAACCGCAGGATCGTCGCTTCCAGGATGGGGAATGTCAAGGCCGTGCAGAAGCTGTTCAACGACATAGCCGGCCGCTACAACGAAAGGCAGGGGGGATACACCCGCATAACCAGGACCGGATACCGCAAGGGCGACGCGGCCCCCATGGCCGTCATCGAGCTTGTCTAG